A section of the Dethiosulfovibrio faecalis genome encodes:
- a CDS encoding FAD binding domain-containing protein, with translation MTVYSPITVGEALERLSGGAVPMAGGTDLSVRLRSSEKRPDLVLLDRIESMKWVSLRGDYLVLGACATWQRVIDSPLIAVEVPLLAMAASSVGGPALRHMGTVGGNICTASPGADGLCSLWALGAEVCIRSLDSTRSLPIDDFILGPGKTVLEPGELLTEILIPLRTGWRPFFRKDGLRRAMAISVGSCAAIWRPSEDGGSVEEIRMVLGSMGPVPIRSLRAEAAMAGASLFDEGAFRSAGDALGLEVKPIDDIRASRAYRVELARNYPTIFRSSVVAADV, from the coding sequence GTGACGGTCTACAGCCCGATCACCGTCGGAGAGGCCCTGGAACGTCTGTCCGGAGGGGCTGTCCCCATGGCGGGAGGCACGGACCTTTCGGTAAGGCTTCGATCCTCGGAAAAACGTCCCGATCTTGTCCTGCTCGACCGGATAGAGAGCATGAAATGGGTCTCTCTCAGGGGAGACTATCTGGTCCTAGGGGCCTGTGCCACCTGGCAGAGGGTGATCGACAGTCCTCTCATAGCCGTTGAGGTTCCCCTGTTGGCCATGGCCGCCTCCTCCGTGGGAGGTCCGGCCCTGCGTCACATGGGGACGGTGGGGGGAAATATATGTACGGCCTCTCCCGGGGCGGACGGACTCTGTTCCCTCTGGGCCCTGGGGGCGGAGGTGTGTATAAGGTCGCTAGACTCGACCAGATCCTTACCTATAGACGACTTCATACTTGGACCGGGAAAGACCGTACTGGAGCCGGGGGAGCTCCTGACGGAGATACTTATTCCCCTGAGGACCGGCTGGCGTCCTTTTTTTCGAAAAGACGGCCTGCGCAGGGCCATGGCCATCTCTGTGGGGTCCTGTGCGGCAATTTGGAGGCCTTCGGAGGACGGAGGATCGGTGGAGGAGATACGGATGGTCCTGGGCTCCATGGGGCCGGTCCCGATCAGGTCCCTCCGGGCCGAGGCCGCCATGGCCGGAGCTAGCCTTTTCGACGAGGGGGCTTTCCGGTCGGCGGGAGACGCTCTCGGCCTGGAGGTAAAACCCATAGACGATATCCGGGCGTCCAGGGCCTATCGAGTGGAGCTGGCGAGGAACTATCCTACGATCTTCAGGTCGTCCGTCGTCGCGGCCGATGTATAA
- the hisC gene encoding histidinol-phosphate transaminase: MRVPFPPMDRLVPDHVREFEAYIPSRPDDVLCRLYRCERLHRLNNNENPLGPPEAARKVLDDWPPSEASVYPSGDAYHLRCLLGERLGLDPDCFIVGNGANEVIAFVIKAFCQEGDNIVTADRTFAVYEWVALFSGFEARVLPLKDDRFDGEAMLAAMDERTKVLFLCNPNNPTGTYWSEDELRSFLDRVNGRCIVVVDEAYMEFVEASDFPRTVSMLDDYPNLVVFRTFSKMYGLAGLRIGYLFGDRRVVDDIRRTCVVYSVNGPAQVAAMAALSDDGPHIEATRRMCREAREYLLEELSDMGLPHTVREGNFAVASLPMSDTLAYRKLMRRGIMIRSMTGFRAPNQIRVTLSTLPVMEEFVRALKGIIT, encoded by the coding sequence GTGAGGGTTCCCTTTCCCCCTATGGATCGGTTGGTCCCGGATCACGTCAGGGAATTCGAGGCCTATATACCCAGTCGTCCCGACGACGTCCTGTGTCGTCTGTACCGTTGCGAGAGGCTCCACAGGCTCAACAACAACGAAAATCCTCTGGGCCCCCCCGAGGCGGCGAGGAAAGTATTGGACGACTGGCCCCCTTCGGAGGCCTCGGTATATCCCAGCGGAGACGCCTATCACCTTCGCTGTCTTCTGGGAGAGAGGCTGGGTCTGGATCCGGACTGCTTCATCGTGGGCAACGGTGCCAACGAGGTGATAGCCTTCGTCATCAAGGCCTTCTGTCAGGAGGGGGACAACATCGTCACGGCCGACAGAACCTTCGCCGTCTACGAGTGGGTGGCCCTGTTCTCCGGCTTCGAGGCGAGGGTGCTTCCTCTGAAGGACGATCGTTTCGACGGAGAGGCCATGCTCGCTGCGATGGACGAGAGAACCAAGGTCCTCTTCCTGTGCAATCCCAACAACCCCACCGGGACCTACTGGTCCGAGGACGAGCTCAGGTCCTTTCTGGACAGGGTGAACGGCCGTTGCATAGTCGTGGTGGACGAGGCCTACATGGAGTTCGTAGAGGCATCCGACTTTCCCAGGACAGTCTCCATGCTGGACGATTACCCCAACCTGGTGGTGTTTCGCACCTTCTCCAAGATGTACGGTCTGGCCGGGCTCCGCATCGGCTACCTGTTCGGCGACAGGAGGGTGGTGGACGACATCCGGAGGACCTGCGTTGTCTACTCGGTGAACGGTCCGGCACAGGTGGCGGCGATGGCTGCCCTGTCCGACGACGGACCCCATATAGAGGCCACCAGGAGGATGTGTCGCGAGGCCCGGGAATATCTCCTGGAGGAACTGTCCGACATGGGTCTGCCCCACACCGTGAGGGAGGGTAACTTCGCGGTTGCGTCACTTCCCATGAGTGATACCCTGGCGTACAGAAAACTGATGCGAAGGGGCATAATGATCCGTTCCATGACGGGCTTTCGTGCCCCCAATCAGATAAGGGTGACCCTTTCGACCTTGCCGGTGATGGAGGAGTTCGTGAGGGCTTTAAAGGGGATAATAACTTGA
- a CDS encoding xanthine dehydrogenase family protein molybdopterin-binding subunit → MRGPLVAGISVPRIEGMAKVRGEERYASDITGPGILWAVARRAGIPSGILRSLGDEPVSMDGVVAVCKADSIEGENLLGVLEPDQPVLVPLGGRIRYRGDPVAVVVADTRERAEAAARALTVEIDPLPAVFDPPEALSPDAPLLYPDREGGNLLVSGWVRRGDAKSVLEDCDLVEEDVFRFPMQEHAYLETESGVALYDGENLEMEVSTQNPWRDRDELSRALGLPRERIRVKAPCLGGGFGGKDGVVIQGILGAAAMACPGRTVKMVFSREESFLCSPKRHSSVTEMTLGCSSDGFLRAIRCRFTLDSGAYASMSVPVLTNGLDHCCGAYRFEAVELEGRAVYTNNPFGGAFRAFGAPQVMGALEQLVDRLAKRLGMDPLEFRKKNGLVRGDMNGSGVVLTSTVGAVPCLDRALEQEIWTSREEWRNSAPEGKARSTGAALICHGQGFGPGIPDFANARIELTEEGRFRLYSGIPDMGQGNGSTYVHLAGEPLCQERDRFDLVQPDTDRSLRSGPAAASRTTYIYGRALLAAVDELKRRMYVKAGMVLGAREDDLVLLPGRMRCISSGRELPLEVLAGFMELPERCSVAGSLAPVSFPGPETDYGPKNSGFPHCIFSWAVHVARVEVDLFTGQVSVPRYLAVTEAGRVVNPQMYRQQVEGGVAQGLGYALFEDFSVKNGEVVSKDLSTYIIPTSMDLPEVECLAVELDEPSGPKGLKGLGELPLIGPLPAVANGLANICGPLTASPFTAERVFFSLSGGARDEGRV, encoded by the coding sequence ATGAGAGGCCCCTTGGTCGCCGGGATCTCGGTGCCCAGGATCGAGGGTATGGCCAAGGTTCGCGGCGAGGAACGCTACGCCTCGGATATAACCGGTCCTGGAATCCTCTGGGCGGTAGCCCGCCGTGCCGGAATTCCCTCGGGGATACTGCGGTCCCTGGGGGACGAGCCGGTCTCGATGGACGGGGTCGTCGCAGTCTGTAAGGCCGACTCTATAGAGGGAGAGAATCTCCTGGGGGTATTGGAGCCGGATCAGCCGGTCCTGGTCCCTCTAGGAGGCAGGATAAGATATCGCGGAGATCCCGTGGCCGTGGTCGTCGCCGACACCAGGGAGAGGGCCGAGGCGGCCGCCAGGGCCTTGACCGTGGAGATAGACCCCCTTCCGGCGGTATTCGATCCTCCGGAGGCCCTGTCTCCGGATGCTCCCTTGCTCTATCCCGACAGAGAGGGCGGCAATCTCCTGGTGTCGGGATGGGTCAGAAGAGGAGACGCCAAATCGGTGTTGGAGGACTGCGATCTGGTGGAGGAGGACGTCTTTCGTTTCCCAATGCAGGAGCACGCCTATCTGGAGACCGAGTCGGGGGTGGCCCTCTACGATGGAGAAAATCTGGAGATGGAGGTGTCCACCCAGAATCCCTGGAGGGACAGGGACGAGCTGTCCAGGGCGCTCGGCCTTCCCCGAGAGAGGATAAGGGTCAAGGCCCCCTGCCTGGGAGGCGGCTTCGGCGGGAAGGACGGAGTGGTTATCCAGGGGATTCTCGGTGCCGCCGCCATGGCCTGTCCGGGGCGGACGGTGAAGATGGTCTTCTCCCGGGAGGAAAGCTTCCTCTGCTCTCCCAAGAGGCACTCTTCCGTGACCGAGATGACCTTGGGCTGCTCCTCCGACGGATTTCTCAGGGCAATAAGATGCCGCTTCACCCTGGACTCGGGGGCCTACGCGTCCATGTCCGTTCCGGTGCTCACCAACGGTCTGGATCACTGCTGCGGTGCCTACCGGTTCGAGGCTGTTGAACTGGAGGGGCGGGCGGTCTACACCAACAACCCCTTCGGAGGGGCCTTTCGAGCCTTCGGTGCCCCTCAGGTGATGGGAGCACTGGAGCAGCTGGTGGACCGTCTAGCCAAGAGGCTCGGAATGGATCCTCTGGAGTTTCGCAAAAAGAACGGCCTGGTCCGGGGAGATATGAACGGCTCCGGCGTGGTCCTCACATCCACGGTTGGGGCCGTCCCCTGTCTGGACCGAGCTCTGGAACAGGAGATATGGACCTCCAGGGAAGAATGGCGAAACTCCGCACCGGAGGGCAAGGCCCGTTCCACCGGGGCTGCCCTGATATGCCACGGTCAGGGTTTCGGCCCGGGAATACCGGATTTCGCCAACGCCAGAATAGAGCTGACCGAGGAGGGGCGTTTCAGGCTCTACTCGGGGATACCCGACATGGGGCAGGGCAACGGTTCCACCTACGTCCACCTCGCCGGAGAACCTCTGTGTCAGGAGCGGGATAGATTCGATCTCGTCCAGCCCGACACGGACAGGAGCCTCCGCTCCGGCCCAGCTGCGGCCAGCCGCACCACCTACATATACGGCAGGGCCCTCCTAGCCGCGGTGGACGAGCTGAAGAGGCGCATGTACGTGAAGGCCGGAATGGTTCTCGGAGCGAGGGAGGACGATCTCGTCCTGCTTCCCGGCAGGATGAGGTGTATATCCTCCGGAAGGGAGCTGCCCTTGGAGGTCCTCGCAGGTTTCATGGAGCTTCCGGAAAGATGCTCCGTGGCGGGGAGCCTGGCTCCGGTCTCCTTTCCTGGGCCGGAGACGGACTATGGTCCGAAAAACTCCGGGTTTCCTCACTGCATCTTCTCCTGGGCGGTGCACGTCGCCAGGGTCGAGGTGGATCTCTTCACCGGTCAGGTGTCGGTTCCCCGTTATCTGGCGGTCACGGAGGCGGGGCGGGTGGTGAACCCTCAGATGTACCGTCAGCAGGTAGAGGGCGGCGTAGCCCAGGGACTGGGATACGCTCTTTTCGAGGATTTTTCCGTCAAGAACGGCGAGGTCGTTTCGAAAGACCTCTCCACCTATATAATACCCACCTCCATGGACCTTCCCGAGGTGGAATGCCTGGCTGTGGAGCTGGACGAGCCCTCCGGGCCGAAGGGGCTGAAGGGGTTGGGAGAGCTCCCTCTGATAGGGCCTCTGCCTGCGGTGGCGAACGGTCTGGCCAATATATGCGGTCCTCTGACAGCCTCTCCCTTCACCGCCGAGAGGGTGTTTTTCTCTTTGTCCGGAGGTGCGAGAGATGAAGGTAGAGTTTAA
- a CDS encoding acyl carrier protein — protein sequence MSRADIELKVRQAVATELGISMEDVPADGDLEALGADSMNVVDIVMELEDAYGLEVPEEAMEAVKLVSDLTNYVAARV from the coding sequence ATGAGCAGAGCGGATATAGAGCTTAAGGTGCGTCAGGCCGTGGCCACCGAGCTGGGCATATCGATGGAGGACGTACCGGCAGACGGCGATTTGGAGGCCCTCGGTGCCGATTCGATGAACGTGGTGGACATAGTGATGGAGCTGGAGGACGCCTACGGCCTCGAGGTTCCCGAGGAGGCCATGGAGGCTGTCAAGCTCGTGTCGGACCTCACCAACTACGTCGCCGCCAGGGTTTAG
- a CDS encoding DMT family transporter, whose protein sequence is MAERIYDKKKMALGDLGILTCALLWGVSFAATKEVMKYMGPLWLLAFRFTFSFLLIAGLSPKRLKKLTARDIKVGGIIGSLLLVAMALQTIGLQYTTTGKSAFITACYVVMVPFITWAADRRSPGFKAFVASGICLLGMGAITLDGANIAIGFGELLTMGCALAFAVQLVVIDRMAQESDALTLTMVETALSAVACVIGALIWEPMPQIQSTAVVGWMAYLVVGCTLIPYALQIKSQQLTSSTHASILLIMESVFAMTVGIVFLDEPLTSRLAMGCGLIFFSILLTELDLSGLSKKIRRQEA, encoded by the coding sequence ATGGCAGAGAGAATATACGATAAGAAGAAGATGGCTCTAGGGGATCTGGGCATCCTAACCTGTGCGCTGCTTTGGGGAGTTTCCTTCGCCGCCACCAAAGAGGTAATGAAATACATGGGCCCTCTGTGGCTTCTGGCCTTCAGGTTCACCTTCAGTTTCCTGCTGATAGCGGGGCTGTCTCCCAAGAGGCTGAAAAAACTCACAGCCAGAGATATCAAGGTCGGAGGGATAATAGGTTCTCTGCTGCTGGTGGCCATGGCCCTCCAGACAATAGGGCTTCAATACACCACGACGGGCAAATCGGCCTTCATAACGGCCTGCTACGTCGTGATGGTCCCGTTCATAACCTGGGCTGCCGACAGAAGAAGCCCGGGATTCAAGGCCTTCGTGGCCTCGGGCATATGCCTCTTGGGGATGGGGGCCATAACCCTGGACGGAGCCAATATAGCCATAGGCTTCGGAGAACTTCTCACCATGGGCTGCGCCCTGGCCTTCGCTGTTCAGCTGGTGGTTATAGACAGGATGGCCCAGGAGAGCGACGCCCTCACCCTCACCATGGTGGAGACCGCCTTGAGCGCCGTGGCCTGCGTCATAGGGGCCCTTATATGGGAGCCTATGCCCCAGATTCAATCTACGGCGGTAGTGGGCTGGATGGCATATCTCGTCGTGGGGTGTACCTTGATTCCCTACGCCCTACAGATAAAATCGCAGCAGCTGACGTCGTCCACCCACGCCAGCATACTGCTCATAATGGAGTCGGTATTCGCCATGACGGTCGGCATCGTCTTTCTCGACGAGCCCCTCACGTCCCGACTCGCCATGGGCTGCGGCCTGATATTCTTCTCCATCCTACTAACCGAGCTGGACCTGTCAGGCCTGTCTAAGAAGATCAGGAGACAGGAGGCCTGA
- a CDS encoding (2Fe-2S)-binding protein: MKVEFNLNGEDLSMELSGDERVLDILRDRVGIPSCREGCGTGECGACTVLVDGESRLSCLMVSAQLDGKTVTTVEGIRDLPRWAPLFESFDRLGAVQCGYCTPGMVLAAVDLLTRNPDPSRDEVRIALSGNICRCTGYRAIVDAVMEGAEIMRGLSL; this comes from the coding sequence ATGAAGGTAGAGTTTAACCTGAACGGAGAGGACCTCTCCATGGAGCTGTCCGGGGACGAAAGAGTTCTGGATATCCTGAGGGACAGGGTTGGGATTCCGTCCTGTCGGGAGGGGTGCGGAACAGGAGAGTGTGGAGCCTGTACCGTTCTGGTGGACGGGGAGAGTCGTCTGTCCTGTCTCATGGTCTCCGCTCAGCTGGACGGGAAAACCGTCACCACAGTGGAGGGGATCAGGGACCTTCCCAGATGGGCTCCCCTTTTCGAGTCCTTCGATCGTCTGGGAGCGGTCCAGTGCGGCTACTGCACTCCCGGCATGGTGCTGGCCGCCGTCGACCTTCTGACCAGGAACCCCGATCCCTCCAGGGACGAGGTCAGGATCGCCCTGAGCGGCAACATCTGTCGCTGCACCGGCTACAGGGCCATAGTCGACGCCGTCATGGAGGGGGCCGAGATAATGAGGGGGCTCTCGCTGTGA
- a CDS encoding GNAT family N-acetyltransferase, protein MANGPEIGIRRLEESSAGEVPKLYRAIYGDDFPAPVVYDSEAILKADREGDQVTLLAFSGDRVIGQAVASRSAWNPGLYELMGLMVLPEFRSSPAASMLAKAITDEVLPSLGWEARYTESTTAHDRSQRIDLRMGHRHCALALNLLPGVAYGHDELFSVSGRVSCVMSFMERPGLSPLDTWLPSRYESALLALSEGFPREFRRGETPPGKDASLKFIVFPVAGVAYVTVTDLGENLADTMEESLAKLGILDTIMLQMPLLPGIDRSVEVVREMGFRLGGYLPRWFQGADGLLLQRTGEPLWEEIKLLPPRGTMLMDLVRSDREGSL, encoded by the coding sequence TTGGCGAATGGACCGGAGATAGGCATAAGAAGACTGGAAGAGAGCTCGGCCGGAGAGGTTCCGAAGCTCTACAGGGCCATATACGGCGACGATTTCCCGGCACCGGTGGTCTACGATTCCGAGGCGATTCTCAAGGCCGACAGAGAGGGCGACCAGGTTACCTTGCTGGCCTTTTCCGGAGACCGGGTGATCGGGCAGGCCGTCGCGTCCAGATCCGCGTGGAATCCCGGCCTCTACGAGCTCATGGGGCTCATGGTTCTGCCTGAGTTCAGGTCCTCTCCTGCGGCTTCTATGTTGGCGAAGGCCATCACAGACGAGGTTTTGCCCTCTCTGGGATGGGAGGCCCGCTACACCGAGAGCACAACGGCCCACGACCGTTCCCAGAGGATCGACCTTCGAATGGGGCACCGTCATTGCGCTTTGGCTCTGAACCTCCTTCCCGGAGTGGCCTACGGTCACGACGAGCTGTTCTCCGTCTCCGGCAGGGTGAGCTGTGTCATGAGTTTCATGGAGAGACCGGGGCTGTCTCCCTTGGATACCTGGCTGCCGAGTCGGTATGAATCGGCCCTCCTGGCCCTGTCGGAGGGGTTCCCAAGAGAGTTTCGAAGAGGCGAAACGCCTCCGGGCAAAGATGCCTCCTTGAAGTTCATCGTGTTTCCCGTGGCCGGAGTGGCCTATGTCACCGTGACCGATTTGGGCGAAAATCTGGCCGACACGATGGAAGAATCTCTGGCGAAACTGGGAATCCTCGATACGATAATGTTGCAGATGCCCCTACTTCCGGGCATAGATCGATCCGTGGAGGTCGTCCGGGAGATGGGATTTCGCCTGGGAGGATATCTTCCCCGTTGGTTTCAGGGGGCGGACGGCCTCTTGCTTCAGAGAACCGGCGAGCCTCTGTGGGAGGAGATAAAGCTGCTCCCACCGCGGGGCACGATGCTGATGGATCTGGTCAGATCCGACCGGGAGGGATCGCTTTGA
- a CDS encoding putative bifunctional diguanylate cyclase/phosphodiesterase, whose amino-acid sequence MTLNFSVDRDSLVEAVWDEITEGITLTDRSGTILAVNRAFSAITGYGASEAVGRNPRILKSQHHDDFFYRDMWRSIKDEGRWEGEIWNRRKDGEIYPEWLSIKRLYGSDGSVYYMAVFSDLSRMKSMKEGKSFHGAKDILTGLPDRFVLMERLSSSLVRGKRQGESVGLIVLNLNRFKDVNDGFGYLVGDKVLRHIGDRFRSIVNDHEMVARVGSDEFAFVIPQNGRSDRIRTVLRSIGEVFQRPISISDAELNISVSVGVSVFPDDAANGDEMIRNAGLAMHRVKREALLGGYALYNDEMDRDARRRAALEQEMRLAMDRGEFFLQYQPQVLMGGSEIVGVEALVRWRKPDGEVVSPGEFIPLAEETGIMVPLGRWILGEACRQGVLWERAGFYLKMSVNVSPVQIYGDDLCETVASVLKETGFSAERLTLEITENTLKDNGGYLLDIFDRIKELGVKVAIDDFGTGYSSFDFIRNFPFYGIKIDRSFVLDLERSPRSAAVANSVIAMARNMARAVVIEGVETKSQLFHIGGEKTDLIIQGFVYSRPLNPENLPEFVESLRPPVS is encoded by the coding sequence ATGACGTTGAACTTTTCGGTTGATCGAGACTCCTTGGTGGAGGCTGTCTGGGACGAGATAACCGAGGGAATTACCCTGACCGACCGGTCCGGGACCATCCTGGCGGTCAACAGGGCTTTCTCTGCCATAACCGGCTACGGGGCCTCCGAGGCGGTGGGTCGGAACCCCAGGATATTGAAGTCCCAGCATCACGACGATTTTTTCTACAGGGATATGTGGCGGTCCATAAAGGACGAAGGACGATGGGAAGGGGAGATCTGGAACCGTCGCAAGGACGGAGAGATCTACCCCGAGTGGCTCTCCATAAAGAGGCTTTACGGCTCGGACGGCTCCGTATATTACATGGCGGTCTTCTCCGATCTGTCCAGGATGAAGTCGATGAAGGAGGGCAAGTCCTTTCACGGCGCCAAGGACATCCTGACCGGTCTGCCCGATCGTTTCGTCCTTATGGAGCGGCTCTCTTCGTCGTTGGTCCGGGGGAAGAGGCAGGGCGAATCGGTAGGGCTGATAGTGCTGAATCTGAACCGTTTCAAGGACGTCAACGACGGCTTCGGCTACTTAGTGGGCGACAAGGTCCTCAGGCATATAGGCGATCGTTTCCGGTCCATAGTGAATGATCACGAGATGGTCGCCCGGGTCGGCAGCGACGAGTTCGCCTTCGTTATACCTCAGAACGGAAGATCCGACAGGATACGAACGGTCCTGCGCTCGATCGGCGAGGTGTTCCAAAGGCCCATCTCCATCTCCGATGCGGAGCTCAATATATCGGTCAGCGTGGGGGTCAGCGTGTTCCCCGACGACGCTGCCAATGGAGACGAGATGATACGAAACGCCGGATTGGCCATGCACAGGGTCAAGAGAGAGGCTCTACTTGGAGGCTATGCCCTGTACAACGACGAGATGGATCGCGACGCTCGCCGAAGGGCCGCCCTTGAACAGGAGATGAGGCTCGCCATGGATCGAGGCGAGTTCTTTTTGCAATATCAGCCCCAGGTTCTCATGGGAGGATCGGAGATCGTAGGGGTGGAGGCCCTGGTGAGGTGGCGGAAGCCGGACGGAGAGGTGGTCTCTCCCGGAGAGTTTATCCCCCTGGCGGAGGAGACGGGAATAATGGTCCCTCTGGGGAGATGGATACTGGGGGAGGCCTGTCGTCAGGGGGTCCTCTGGGAGAGGGCGGGCTTTTACCTGAAGATGTCGGTGAACGTGTCGCCGGTGCAGATATACGGAGACGATCTCTGCGAAACCGTGGCCTCCGTCCTGAAGGAGACGGGATTTTCGGCGGAGCGGCTCACCCTTGAGATAACTGAAAATACCTTGAAGGACAACGGCGGCTATCTTCTCGACATCTTCGACAGAATAAAGGAGCTGGGCGTAAAGGTCGCCATAGACGATTTCGGAACGGGTTACTCCTCCTTCGACTTTATAAGGAACTTTCCCTTCTACGGTATAAAAATAGACCGCTCCTTCGTGCTGGATCTGGAGCGGTCTCCCAGAAGCGCCGCAGTGGCGAACTCGGTGATAGCGATGGCCCGTAATATGGCTAGGGCGGTCGTGATAGAGGGGGTCGAGACGAAAAGTCAGCTTTTCCATATAGGAGGCGAGAAGACCGATCTCATAATTCAGGGTTTCGTCTACAGCCGTCCTCTGAACCCGGAGAATCTGCCGGAATTCGTAGAATCCCTCAGGCCTCCTGTCTCCTGA
- a CDS encoding SGNH/GDSL hydrolase family protein — translation MIGTFCSAGAVVTVTAEILSRYSYRHRYGIPYRPRIYGDYRYREFVVKDDGPMDSRLLRGYRSRCVSINRWGLRGPEPLEGRKRLVVIGESEIFGVKLSREDMVWRRVLQDSLDRSRPGRWEVINGGHPGYSSEQHRLLWDGELMESVRPDVVLLRFGGNDLSMAYAMGHRWNRESRWPLKFLWGMNSVQTPLQIAMMHSCLYYQGKGRDFYRRAFGDVLKTFSEEKRNEALEVVMDNHRKILKIAEASGAKVAVLSAAGLEQCLRDGEDKGPLDALNENWRAFSEGYGPTLDMCQDLLRDDFCSDMGIPFLDLREYLSRREDLGTLYFDGVHWNDRGHTAVAEYMEKVLEDLGWLDPDR, via the coding sequence TTGATAGGCACTTTCTGTTCCGCCGGAGCGGTGGTCACGGTCACGGCTGAGATACTTTCCCGATACTCCTACAGACACCGTTACGGCATCCCCTACAGGCCCAGAATCTACGGCGATTACAGATACAGGGAGTTCGTAGTGAAGGACGACGGCCCCATGGACAGCAGGCTTCTCAGGGGTTACCGTTCCCGCTGCGTCTCCATAAATCGGTGGGGCCTGAGAGGGCCCGAACCCCTCGAGGGCAGAAAAAGACTGGTCGTAATAGGAGAATCGGAGATCTTCGGGGTGAAGCTCTCCCGGGAGGACATGGTCTGGCGCAGGGTGCTGCAGGATTCGCTGGACCGGAGTCGTCCGGGACGGTGGGAGGTGATAAACGGCGGCCATCCGGGCTACTCGTCGGAGCAGCATCGGCTGCTGTGGGATGGCGAGCTGATGGAGTCGGTTCGGCCGGACGTGGTATTGTTGCGCTTTGGAGGCAACGATCTGTCCATGGCCTACGCCATGGGGCACAGGTGGAACAGGGAAAGTCGTTGGCCCCTGAAGTTTTTATGGGGCATGAACTCCGTCCAGACCCCTCTTCAGATTGCCATGATGCACAGCTGCCTATACTATCAGGGAAAAGGACGGGATTTCTACAGGAGGGCCTTTGGGGACGTCCTCAAGACCTTTTCCGAGGAAAAACGGAACGAGGCTCTGGAGGTGGTCATGGACAACCACCGGAAAATCCTGAAAATCGCCGAGGCATCGGGAGCCAAGGTGGCGGTCCTATCCGCAGCAGGATTGGAGCAGTGTCTCAGGGACGGAGAGGACAAGGGCCCTCTCGACGCCCTAAACGAAAACTGGAGGGCCTTCTCCGAGGGCTACGGCCCCACCCTGGACATGTGCCAGGATCTTTTGAGGGACGATTTTTGTTCCGATATGGGGATTCCCTTTCTGGACCTGAGGGAGTATCTTTCTCGGAGGGAGGATCTGGGAACGCTTTATTTCGACGGGGTCCACTGGAACGACAGAGGACATACCGCCGTAGCGGAATACATGGAAAAGGTCCTGGAAGACCTGGGATGGCTCGACCCGGACCGTTGA